The following are from one region of the Actinoplanes sp. L3-i22 genome:
- a CDS encoding TMEM165/GDT1 family protein, producing the protein MSTFLAALGLSFAVIFVAELGDKSQLMAMTFATRFRLVPTLIGITAATALVHLVSVGIGYGLGAALPTDWISLVAGVAFLAFGAWTLRGDKLTDDEKSKAERSSGSAIFAVGGAFFLAELGDKTMLATITLATQHGWFAVWVGSTVGMVAADALAILVGRLLGRHLPEHIIKWGAAALFAIFGIWLIVEGVIGLS; encoded by the coding sequence GTGTCAACTTTCCTCGCCGCGCTGGGTCTCAGCTTCGCGGTCATCTTCGTCGCCGAGCTCGGCGACAAGTCCCAGCTGATGGCGATGACCTTCGCCACCCGCTTCCGGCTGGTGCCGACCCTGATCGGCATCACCGCCGCCACCGCGCTGGTCCACCTGGTCTCGGTCGGCATCGGGTACGGCCTCGGCGCCGCCCTCCCGACCGACTGGATCTCCCTGGTCGCCGGGGTGGCGTTCCTCGCGTTCGGCGCCTGGACCCTGCGCGGCGACAAGCTCACCGACGACGAGAAGAGCAAGGCGGAGCGGTCCAGCGGCTCCGCGATCTTCGCCGTCGGCGGCGCGTTCTTCCTGGCCGAGCTCGGTGACAAGACCATGCTGGCGACGATCACGCTGGCCACCCAGCACGGCTGGTTCGCCGTCTGGGTCGGCTCCACGGTGGGCATGGTCGCCGCCGACGCGCTCGCCATCCTGGTCGGCCGGCTGCTCGGCCGTCACCTTCCCGAGCACATCATCAAGTGGGGCGCCGCCGCATTGTTCGCTATCTTCGGCATCTGGCTGATCGTCGAGGGCGTGATCGGCCTGTCCTGA
- a CDS encoding alpha/beta hydrolase — MKSIWAAAVVVALGAAAGTVITSAEAAPSRGAPDYVPAPVAWYSCTELSLKAQGAECGMVGVPMDYANPGGARIELAVARIAHTVPADKYQGVVLVNPGGPGGAGRSMATLGAKVPKGAGDAYDWIGFDPRGVGASKPKLTCDADYAGYNRPPYVPSTPALEKAWHARSTRYAADCAKAGGPLLDHMRTADSVRDIDSIRRALGAEKINFYGFSYGTYLGQVYATQYPDRVRRMVLDGNVNPSRVWYRSNIDQDIAFDRNIKIYFAWIAKHDAVYHLGTTGPAVERLYYRQLAELTAKPAGGVIGPAELTDIFLQPGYYIFGWEKVARAFSSWVTKKDPAGLKGLYDENNPQTAGADNNYAVYLAVQCTDAAWPAKWSTWSEQNWKVYHQAPFETWGNAWYNAPCRHWAAPAGVPVRVNGAKVPPVLLLSETLDAATPYTGSLEVRKLFPRSVLIEGVNGTTHAGSLFGNACVDDVIADYLATGALPPRVAGNHSDKQCKPLAQPVPAQPALKRSAEQLDRLRLQQLIIGH, encoded by the coding sequence ATGAAAAGTATCTGGGCGGCCGCCGTTGTGGTCGCGCTCGGCGCGGCAGCAGGCACCGTGATCACCTCCGCGGAGGCCGCCCCCTCGCGGGGCGCGCCGGACTACGTACCGGCGCCGGTCGCGTGGTACTCCTGCACCGAGCTGTCACTCAAGGCACAGGGCGCCGAATGCGGCATGGTCGGCGTGCCGATGGACTACGCGAACCCGGGCGGCGCCCGCATCGAGCTGGCCGTCGCCCGGATCGCCCACACCGTCCCGGCCGACAAGTACCAGGGCGTGGTCCTGGTCAACCCGGGTGGCCCGGGTGGCGCCGGGCGGAGCATGGCGACGCTCGGCGCGAAGGTGCCCAAGGGCGCCGGGGACGCCTACGACTGGATCGGGTTCGACCCGCGCGGGGTCGGCGCCAGCAAGCCGAAGCTGACCTGCGACGCCGACTACGCCGGGTACAACCGGCCGCCGTACGTGCCGTCCACCCCCGCGCTGGAGAAGGCCTGGCACGCCCGGAGCACCCGGTACGCCGCGGACTGCGCCAAGGCCGGCGGGCCGCTGCTCGATCACATGCGCACCGCGGACTCGGTCCGGGACATCGACAGCATCCGGCGGGCGTTGGGCGCCGAAAAAATCAACTTCTACGGCTTCTCGTACGGGACGTACCTCGGCCAGGTCTACGCCACGCAGTACCCGGACCGGGTCCGGCGGATGGTCCTGGACGGCAACGTCAACCCGAGCCGGGTCTGGTACCGCTCGAACATCGACCAGGACATCGCGTTCGACCGGAACATCAAGATCTACTTCGCCTGGATCGCCAAGCACGACGCCGTCTACCACCTGGGCACGACCGGGCCGGCCGTGGAGCGGCTCTACTACCGGCAACTGGCCGAGCTGACCGCGAAGCCGGCCGGCGGGGTGATCGGCCCCGCCGAGCTGACCGACATCTTCCTGCAGCCGGGCTACTACATCTTCGGCTGGGAGAAGGTCGCCCGGGCGTTCTCCAGCTGGGTCACCAAGAAGGATCCGGCCGGCCTCAAGGGGCTCTACGACGAGAACAACCCGCAGACCGCGGGCGCGGACAACAACTACGCCGTCTACCTGGCCGTGCAGTGCACCGACGCGGCCTGGCCGGCGAAGTGGTCGACCTGGTCCGAGCAGAACTGGAAGGTCTACCACCAGGCGCCGTTCGAGACCTGGGGCAACGCCTGGTACAACGCGCCCTGCCGGCACTGGGCCGCGCCGGCCGGTGTTCCGGTCCGGGTGAACGGGGCGAAGGTGCCACCGGTCCTGCTGCTCAGCGAGACGCTGGACGCGGCCACGCCGTACACCGGAAGTCTTGAGGTTCGAAAGCTCTTCCCCCGCTCGGTGTTGATCGAAGGGGTGAACGGGACCACGCACGCCGGATCGCTGTTCGGCAACGCCTGCGTCGACGACGTGATCGCCGATTACCTGGCCACCGGCGCGCTGCCGCCGCGGGTGGCCGGCAACCACTCGGACAAGCAGTGCAAGCCGCTGGCCCAGCCGGTGCCCGCCCAGCCGGCGCTGAAGCGCTCGGCCGAGCAGCTCGACCGGCTCCGGCTCCAGCAGCTGATCATCGGGCACTGA